A genomic stretch from Juglans microcarpa x Juglans regia isolate MS1-56 chromosome 3S, Jm3101_v1.0, whole genome shotgun sequence includes:
- the LOC121257047 gene encoding cytochrome P450 71B9-like, whose product MAVFAVPIWLPLLLLLPILLLMKNKIHGWRQNKNLPPSPPSLPIIGNLHQIGDLPHQSLSRLAQRYGPVMLLKFGAKPIVVISSAEAAKEVLKVRDLDCCSRPLLASAEKLTYNYQDIVFAPYGEYWREIRKVCVLELFSAARVQSYRSIREEEVALLVNSISQSSSSATPVNLLEKMLPPTASILCRIAFGKSFRGSDLDNEKFQEVLHEAEAMLASFSASEFFPYVGWIVDRLSGRFQRLDKIFHQLDSFLQLAIDFHLNPDKTKDEHEDLVDVLLRIEREQAKSGGAPFTKDNIKAILFDIFVGGSNTAAVTTVWAMAELARNPRVMKKAQDEVRNVVGNEGKVAESDTPHLPYLKTVLKETLRLHPPAAMLLPRETMAPFKISGYDICPKSLLQVNNWAIARDPEYWRNPEEFNPERFDDSSIDYKGQNFELLPFGSGRRGCPGMHMGTTTVELALANLLYCFDWKLPSGMKEEDINMDESTGPGLTQKRTPLELVPVKLF is encoded by the exons ATGGCTGTTTTCGCTGTACCCATATGGCTTCcacttctccttcttctccccATTCTGCTactcatgaaaaacaaaattcatggTTGGAGGCAAAACAAAAACCTTCCACCAAGCCCTCCAAGCCTTCCCATTATAGGCAACTTGCACCAGATTGGTGATTTGCCTCATCAATCTTTGTCGCGACTCGCCCAGAGATATGGCCCCGTGATGCTCCTCAAATTCGGTGCTAAACCGATTGTTGTTATATCTTCTGCTGAGGCTGCAAAAGAGGTCTTGAAAGTTCGTGATCTCGACTGTTGCAGTCGACCTCTCTTAGCCAGCGCTGAAAAATTGACGTACAATTATCAGGACATAGTCTTTGCACCTTATGGCGAATATTGGCGAGAGATAAGGAAAGTCTGTGTTCTTGAGCTTTTTAGCGCGGCAAGGGTGCAGTCATATCGTTCCATCAGGGAAGAAGAAGTGGCTTTGCTTGTGAATTCAATATCTCAGTCTTCATCTTCTGCAACCCCTGTGAATCTCTTGGAGAAGATGTTGCCTCCTACTGCAAGTATTCTCTGTAGGATTGCTTTTGGAAAGAGCTTCCGGGGGAgtgatttggataatgagaagTTTCAAGAAGTTCTTCATGAGGCTGAAGCCATGCTTGCAAGCTTCAGTGCATCTGAGTTCTTTCCATACGtgggatggattgtggacaggCTCTCTGGTAGATTTCAAAGACTTGACAAGATCTTCCATCAGTTGGATAGCTTTCTACAACTAGCAATTGATTTTCATCTTAATCCCGACAAGACAAAAGATGAACACGAAGACCTCGTCGATGTGCTGCTGAGAATAGAAAGGGAGCAAGCCAAGTCTGGTGGAGCTCCGTTCACTAAAGATAACATTAAGGCGATCCTCTTC GATATATTTGTAGGCGGAAGCAACACTGCTGCAGTTACCACTGTATGGGCAATGGCAGAGCTTGCAAGGAACCCACGAGTGATGAAGAAAGCACAAGATGAAGTCAGAAATGTCGTCGGTAACGAAGGAAAAGTCGCAGAAAGCGACACACCTCATCTTCCTTACCTCAAGACGGTATTGAAAGAAACTCTCAGATTGCACCCTCCGGCTGCAATGCTTCTTCCAAGAGAAACTATGGCACCCTTTAAGATCAGCGGTTACGACATTTGCCCAAAATCATTGCTGCAAGTAAACAACTGGGCAATAGCAAGAGACCCTGAATATTGGAGAAACCCAGAAGAATTCAACCCAGAAAGGTTCGATGATAGCTCTATTGATTATAAAGGGCAAAACTTTGAGTTATTGCCATTTGGATCTGGTCGAAGAGGTTGTCCTGGGATGCATATGGGAACGACCACAGTTGAGCTTGCACTCGCCAATCTTTTGTACTGTTTTGATTGGAAATTACCTAGTGGGATGAAAGAGGAGGACATTAACATGGACGAATCGACTGGTCCCGGCCTTACCCAGAAAAGAACACCACTGGAACTAGTTCCAGTCAAATTGTTTTAG